A window of the Desulfuromonas sp. genome harbors these coding sequences:
- a CDS encoding ion channel: MRIYLAILCAAMSLGTFGFILAEGLSLADAIYFTVVTIATVGRVVPQDKRA; encoded by the coding sequence CTGCGCATCTACCTCGCCATCCTGTGCGCCGCCATGTCCCTGGGAACCTTCGGCTTCATCCTGGCCGAGGGGCTCTCGCTGGCCGACGCCATTTACTTCACGGTCGTCACTATCGCCACCGTCGGCCGGGTTGTTCCACAAGACAAACGTGCGTGA